One genomic window of Quercus lobata isolate SW786 chromosome 9, ValleyOak3.0 Primary Assembly, whole genome shotgun sequence includes the following:
- the LOC115959564 gene encoding putative pentatricopeptide repeat-containing protein At3g15200 gives MQSTLQPFRKFPKLQQKFNLKFETPPRNHASQIPISYKPLHFLANILDSYSANNPNAGTCSKVPKCNFLGITKTTRFVHSIANSDDPTKFQQEPNDQTIIFVQNLLKFRRDKPAKKIEQALNLCGLKLTEDLVLSVLQRHHSDWRLAYVFFNWVCRNGGEGSEYSPGSSVYNEILDILGKSQRFEKVVQVLDEMSKRKGLVNEGTYGILLNRFAAAHKVEEAIGVFNKRKEFGLEIDLVAFQKLLMWLCRYKHVEAAETLFHSNRNEFGCDIKTWNIILNGWCVLGNVYEAKRFWNEIIASKCKPDMFTCGTFINALTKKGKLGTAIKLFQSMWKNGTPDAVICNCIIDALCFKKRIPEALKIFKEMKKHGCPPNAATYNSLIKHLCKIQRMEKVYKLLDEMEQKKGSCLPNAVTFNYLLKSLKNPEEVPEILERIERNGCRMTADTYNLILKLYMDWDNQERIRYTWDVMERDGLGHDRRSYTIMIHGLYDKGRIQDALRYFSEMTSKGMVPEPRTEILVRDMNIKLESKRKEETLLGNKDG, from the coding sequence ATGCAGTCCACTCTCCAACCGTTCAGAAAATTTCCCAAACTCCAACAAAAATTCAATCTCAAATTCGAAACCCCACCTAGAAACCATGCCTCCCAAATTCCCATTTCATACAAGCCCCTTCATTTTTTGGCCAACATTCTTGATTCTTATAGTGCAAATAACCCAAATGCTGGAACGTGTTCCAAAGTACCTAAATGTAATTTCTTGGGCATAACCAAAACAACTCGGTTTGTGCACTCAATTGCAAATTCTGATGATCCCACGAAGTTTCAACAAGAGCCAAATGACCAAACAATCATATTTGTTCAAAACCTCCTTAAGTTTAGAAGGGACAAACCGGCGAAGAAAATTGAGCAAGCTCTCAATCTATGCGGGCTTAAGCTGACCGAGGACCTGGTGCTGAGTGTGCTTCAACGACACCATTCAGATTGGAGACTGGCTTATGTGTTTTTCAACTGGGTTTGTAGAAACGGAGGAGAAGGAAGCGAGTATTCACCTGGGTCTAGTGTTTACAATGAGATTCTTGACATCCTTGGGAAATCACAACGTTTTGAGAAGGTGGTCCAAGTGCTCGATGAAATGTCAAAGAGAAAGGGACTTGTCAATGAAGGGACGTATGGTATTTTACTTAATAGATTTGCGGCTGCTCATAAGGTGGAGGAAGCAATTGGCGTATTCAATAAGAGGAAAGAGTTCGGATTGGAGATTGacttggttgcatttcaaaagcTTTTAATGTGGTTATGTCGGTATAAGCACGTGGAAGCTGCAGAAACTTTGTTTCACTCTAACCGAAATGAGTTTGGTTGCGATATCAAGACATGGAATATCATTCTCAACGGTTGGTGTGTTTTGGGGAATGTGTATGAGGCAAAAAGGTTTTGGAATGAAATTATTGCATCTAAATGTAAGCCGGATATGTTTACGTGTGGAACGTTTATAAACGCCTTGACAAAGAAGGGAAAATTAGGCACGGCAATCAAGTTGTTTCAATCCATGTGGAAGAATGGTACCCCAGATGCGGTGATCTGCAATTGTATCATTGATGCACTTTGTTTCAAGAAGAGGATTCCTGAagctttgaaaatttttaaggaaatgaAGAAGCACGGTTGTCCCCCAAATGCCGCAACTTATAACTCATTAATTAAGCACCTTTGTAAGATTCAGAGGATGGAAAAGGTTTACAAGCTTTTGGATGAAATGGAACAGAAGAAAGGAAGTTGTTTGCCAAATGCTGTAACTTTCAACTACTTGCTCAAGTCCTTGAAGAATCCAGAGGAAGTACCTGAGATCTTGGAGAGGATAGAGAGAAATGGGTGCAGAATGACTGCTGACACTTAcaacttgattttgaagttGTATATGGATTGGGATAATCAGGAAAGAATAAGATATACATGGGATGTGATGGAGAGAGATGGGTTGGGACATGATCGACGATCTTATACCATTATGATACATGGCCTTTATGACAAGGGAAGAATACAAGATGCTTTGCGCTATTTTAGTGAGATGACATCAAAGGGCATGGTGCCAGAACCAAGGACTGAAATATTGGTACGTGACATGAACATTAAATTGGAGAGCAAGCGGAAAGAGGAAACATTGTTAGGGAATAAGGATGGATGA
- the LOC115961331 gene encoding aspartic proteinase CDR1-like: MASSVIFHPCFLLSYYLIGLLVTAHNVPQAQLTPINGQHLMKVSIGTPPVDIYGTADTASNLVWTPCVPCNDNCFKQIHPLFDPKKSSTYSEISCHSEKCHQVWDIEGRCSPQNSCIYSYGYSSGLSQGVLAKEKATITSTSGQAVSFDIAFGCGHNNTLHSDVQATIGLGSGPLSIVSQIGSKRFSYCLLPYGTEYTDPSITSKISFGNGSEVVGDGVVSTPFVAGDQYFVTLEGISVGDTYVSFNSSGKASKGNMCIDSGTPTFALPPDFYDRLEVEVKKQIPIDPIKDDPNLGTRLCYRTKITNENGPILTVHFEGADVELKPIQTFNQPLKEYEYYCFGITNTANTELASMGDQGIYGNYVQANFLIGFDLETRMVSFKPTDCTKL, encoded by the coding sequence ATGGCAAGCAGTGTCATATTTCATCCATGCTTCCTTCTCTCATATTATCTTATAGGCCTTTTGGTTACAGCTCATAATGTCCCCCAAGCACAATTAACACCAATCAACGGTCAGCATCTCATGAAGGTCTCAATTGGCACTCCACCAGTAGACATCTATGGCACTGCCGATACAGCTAGTAACCTTGTGTGGACACCATGTGTACCTTGTAATGACAACTGCTTCAAACAGATTCATCCCCTGTTTGATCCTAAAAAGTCCTCCACATATAGTGAAATTTCTTGTCATTCAGAAAAATGTCATCAAGTATGGGACATCGAAGGCCGTTGTTCTCCTCAAAATAGTTGCATTTACAGCTATGGATATTCAAGTGGTTTATCCCAAGGTGTTCTGGCCAAAGAAAAAGCCACCATCACTTCTACCTCTGGGCAAGCAGTTTCCTTCGACATTGCTTTTGGATGTGGACACAACAATACCCTCCATTCCGATGTCCAAGCAACTATTGGGTTAGGATCAGGGCCTTTGTCCATTGTTTCACAAATTGGTAGCAAGAGGTTTTCTTATTGCTTGTTGCCATATGGTACTGAATATACTGATCCTAGTATTACAAGCAAGATAAGTTTTGGAAATGGCAGTGAAGTTGTGGGTGATGGTGTGGTTTCAACACCATTTGTAGCTGGAGATCAATACTTTGTGACACTAGAAGGAATTAGTGTTGGAGACACATATGTGTCCTTTAACTCTTCAGGTAAGGCTTCTAAGGGCAACATGTGTATTGATTCAGGAACACCAACATTTGCTTTGCCACCAGATTTTTATGATCGCTTAGAGGTGGAAGTGAAGAAGCAGATTCCAATTGATCCCATTAAGGATGACCCTAATTTGGGGACACGGCTTTGCTATAGAACTAAAATTACTAATGAAAATGGACCAATATTGACTGTCCATTTTGAAGGTGCAGATGTGGAGTTAAAGCCTATACAAACTTTCAATCAACCGCTTAAAGAATATGAATATTACTGCTTTGGAATTACAAATACTGCAAACACAGAATTGGCATCTATGGGCGACCAAGGAATATATGGCAACTATGTTCAAGCAAATTTTTTGATTGGGTTTGACTTGGAAACAAGGATGGTCTCCTTCAAGCCGACTGATTGCACCAAACTGTAG
- the LOC115961332 gene encoding uncharacterized protein LOC115961332 — MEQRRGHHGGMIEFKRLSPPVFEETTEPMEAEKWIIEMEKVFRVLECSEEFSKLAKFALTMVVDEENKARRFEDGLRFRIKQGIVPFELTTFRAVVSKALLVEMGLNEAQADRDNNQKKRPRPHAAKDCHWNTGACFSCGQRDHRIAECPQRKEVQTIPRPTIGQNQGASHKPKIQGRVYALTQHDANTSNAMVTGIIPISTTYAYALFDPGAIHSFISFNFA; from the exons ATGGAGCAACGCCGAGGTCATCATGGTGGGATGATTGAATTCAAGAGGTTGTCTCCTCCAGTTTTTGAGGAGACTACTGAGCCTATGGAAGCAGAAAAATGGATCATTGAGATGGAGAAAGTATTTAGAGTTCTTGAATGCTCTGAGG AATTTTCCAAGTTAGCCAAATTTGCTCTGACAATGGTGGTGGATGAAGAAAATAAGGCTCGAAGGTTTGAAGATGGATTAAGATTCCGAATTAAGCAAGGAATTGTGCCCTTTGAGTTGACTACCTTTAGGGCGGTGGTGAGTAAGGCTTTACTAGTGGAGATGGGGCTTAATGAGGCTCAAGCAGATAGAGATAATAATCAGAAGAAGAGGCCTAG GCCTCATGCAGCTAAGGATTGCCATTGGAATACTGGAGCATGTTTCTCATGTGGACAAAGGGATCACAGGATTGCTGAATGTCCTCAACGGAAGGAGGTTCAGACCATTCCAAGACCAACAATAGGACAGAATCAGGGAGCAAGCCATAAGCCCAAGATCCAAGGAAGGGTTTATGCACTCACTCAACATGATGCTAATACTTCTAATGCTATGGTAACAGGTATTATCCCGATTTCCACAACTTATGCTTATGCATTGTTTGATCCTGGTGCCATTCACTCCTtcatatcttttaattttgcatag